GCCAGGTTCTCGATATCGTCATCGGAGAGACCCCTGGAGACGCTGGTCATATTACCTGCATCGTTGGTGCGGTTACGAGCGCGAAAATCCCTGAGTTGCTTCACGATGTAATCGTAGTGCTGGCCCCCCACCCGGGGAATCTCGTTCTGCCCTGAAAACCCGCCCAGGTGGCACATGGTGCAAAGGGCCGCATCGGCCACCCCCTTGCCCTTGGCGGCCTTGGCGGCATCGGCATTGAAATTGTTGCTCTTTGGCTTACGCGCCGCGAAGTAGTCAGCGAGGGCGCGCATGTCTTCCTTGGATAGATTCGCCGCCATAGGCGACATGAGCTGGTCTTTTCGCCGGCCTTCCTTGTAGTCTTTGAGTTGCAGGTAAAGGTACCTGCTGGTTTGGCCCGCCAATATCGGATAGGCGCCGCTCTGCGAGTTGCCTTCATCGCCATGGCAGGCGATGCAGGCGCTGACTTTTTCCTTGGCTTGCGCGGAGGAGTCCGCTGCGGCGATGGTAAGCGGTTCATCCTCTCTTGCCGCGGGCTGGGTTGCGCTTCCCCCGGCTTGCAAGTGTGTTGAGAATAACAACGCGGCGAATGCCGTAACTTTTTTCATCTGTAGGACTCTCCGCTCCTGAAAAAGCAAGGGCCACGCCCAGGATGTCTGGGGTGGCCCTTGGGTGAGACTGAAGCTTATGGTATAGCGAACACGATGATGTTGTTGCCGCGCTTGTAATCCAATTGCGTGTTTCCTCCCGCGGCGACGGCGATGTACTGCTTGCCATCCACGGTATAGGAAGTGGGAGGTGCATTCACACCTGCCCCGCAATTGAAGGACCAGAGTTTCTTGCCGTTGCGGGCATCGAAGGCGCTGACCATGCCATTGCCTTCGCCATTGAACACCAAGTTACCCGCCGTGGCCAGCACACCGCCGATCAGCGGTTGATCGGTGTCCACTTGCCATGCAATCTTGCCGGTGTCGAGGTTCACCGCGGCAAGACGTCCCCACTGCTTCTCTCCTGGAATGACCTTGAAGGCACCGCCCAGCCACAGCTTGCCGCCCGGATATTCGGAGGCTTCCACGTGATAGGTCATAGGCTGGTGCAAGTTGGCCGCGTAAACCATGCGCAGTTTCGGGTTGATGGCCATCGGAGACCATTCCACGCCGCCATTGGCGCCGGGCAACATGCGCGCGCCGTCGGCCGTGGGTAGTACCCACATGTTCTCTTGCGGAATCATCGCGTCGGAGAAGCGAATCAAGGACAGGTCGTTGCGGTTATGCACGTAC
This Betaproteobacteria bacterium DNA region includes the following protein-coding sequences:
- a CDS encoding cytochrome c4; translated protein: MKKVTAFAALLFSTHLQAGGSATQPAAREDEPLTIAAADSSAQAKEKVSACIACHGDEGNSQSGAYPILAGQTSRYLYLQLKDYKEGRRKDQLMSPMAANLSKEDMRALADYFAARKPKSNNFNADAAKAAKGKGVADAALCTMCHLGGFSGQNEIPRVGGQHYDYIVKQLRDFRARNRTNDAGNMTSVSRGLSDDDIENLAHYVAGLN